The Aureitalea marina genome includes a window with the following:
- the gldM gene encoding gliding motility protein GldM encodes MAKGSLSPRQKMINLMYLVFIAMLALNMSKEVLSAFGLLNERLTESNTATTARNKAFIGNLEVKASDNPDRYADTNEKAKQINQLSSQFNSYLEGIKTEMMKTVPADDQDNYEVQDKADYLDQNFFQGDKLSPKGQQFVQNINDYKTGMLAIINGNYTDISTDIEKKFSTAEVTRNQDGKKVDWLKYHFEGFPLIASRTKITQMQADVNNIENDILSAMLEGEQASALKMTNYNTFMNVSKTAFYSGETFDGSIMLGRTDSETKPKRAELTLDGRALVEGKDYTFEGGQVKLSVNAGSPGDHEIKGTLFYGEDGDETPVEVSSGFATINKPNSATISADKMNVVYRGVVNPMTIAFDGARNVTANAPGLSKVSGSSYNMSPGTGREVTISVTATLPDGETTRDQKVFRIKDIPRPTGTIRGEDGDGGAVRMQREGLEISTVGAALLDFDFDLKLNVTGFSFKVSGQPTVRVTGKSLNDQAKAALRRARRGETVQIFDINASISGNSGYKLKKISPVFIELTN; translated from the coding sequence ATGGCAAAAGGAAGTCTATCTCCGCGGCAAAAGATGATCAACCTGATGTATCTGGTGTTCATCGCAATGCTTGCGCTTAACATGTCCAAAGAGGTTTTGTCGGCCTTTGGTCTGCTCAATGAGCGTCTGACCGAGTCCAACACAGCCACCACGGCTCGTAACAAGGCGTTTATTGGAAATCTCGAAGTAAAGGCGTCGGACAACCCCGACCGATATGCTGACACCAACGAGAAAGCCAAGCAGATCAATCAACTCTCTTCCCAGTTCAATTCTTATCTGGAAGGGATCAAGACCGAAATGATGAAAACGGTTCCGGCCGACGACCAGGACAATTATGAAGTTCAGGACAAGGCGGACTATCTGGATCAGAATTTCTTCCAGGGTGATAAATTATCGCCAAAAGGACAGCAATTCGTTCAGAACATCAATGACTATAAAACCGGTATGTTAGCCATAATCAATGGAAACTATACGGATATCTCTACCGATATCGAGAAGAAATTCTCTACGGCAGAGGTTACACGAAATCAGGATGGAAAGAAGGTAGATTGGCTGAAGTACCACTTTGAGGGCTTCCCACTGATCGCCTCTCGTACCAAGATCACCCAAATGCAGGCAGATGTGAACAATATCGAGAACGATATTCTATCTGCAATGCTGGAAGGTGAACAGGCCTCTGCCCTGAAAATGACCAACTACAACACCTTTATGAATGTTTCCAAAACAGCTTTCTATTCTGGAGAGACCTTTGACGGAAGCATTATGCTGGGTCGTACGGATTCTGAAACCAAGCCTAAGCGTGCAGAGTTAACTCTGGACGGCCGTGCATTGGTTGAAGGAAAAGACTATACCTTCGAAGGTGGTCAGGTTAAACTGAGCGTGAACGCCGGAAGTCCTGGCGACCACGAGATCAAAGGTACCCTGTTTTACGGGGAAGATGGAGATGAGACACCTGTAGAGGTGAGCTCAGGTTTTGCAACGATCAATAAGCCGAATTCGGCAACTATTTCTGCCGACAAGATGAACGTAGTTTATCGAGGTGTTGTGAACCCAATGACCATTGCCTTTGACGGTGCTCGTAACGTTACTGCTAATGCACCTGGTTTGTCCAAGGTTTCCGGAAGTTCATATAACATGAGCCCAGGTACTGGACGTGAAGTGACTATTAGCGTTACGGCTACTTTGCCCGACGGTGAGACCACAAGAGACCAAAAGGTGTTTAGAATCAAAGATATTCCTCGTCCTACCGGAACGATCCGCGGGGAGGATGGAGACGGTGGTGCCGTCCGTATGCAACGTGAAGGTCTGGAGATCTCTACTGTTGGAGCGGCTCTGCTGGACTTTGATTTTGATCTGAAACTAAATGTAACCGGATTTAGCTTTAAGGTATCCGGCCAGCCAACCGTGCGGGTAACTGGAAAATCCTTGAACGACCAAGCCAAGGCAGCGCTTAGAAGAGCACGTCGAGGGGAGACCGTTCAGATTTTCGATATCAATGCCAGTATCTCCGGAAATTCCGGGTACAAGCTGAAAAAGATATCGCCTGTATTTATCGAGTTGACTAATTAA
- the gldL gene encoding gliding motility protein GldL has translation MAQSKSSKKLFNMAYGLGASIVIMGALFKILHWELGPLNGGLLLAIGLITEAIIFAISAFEPVDDDLDWSLVYPELAGGQGKKKEEKLDSQGMLSQKLDEMLKDARIDSELMSSLGDSIRSFEGAAKNMAPTADAMNSTKKYSEEMALAAAQMESLNSLYKVQVESTSRQAEVNERVVENAEQLKQQMENLTTNLSSLNGVYGGMLTAMNRN, from the coding sequence ATGGCACAGTCTAAATCTTCCAAGAAACTGTTTAACATGGCCTACGGGCTGGGTGCCTCCATTGTAATTATGGGTGCACTGTTCAAGATTCTTCACTGGGAATTAGGTCCACTTAACGGTGGGTTACTCCTGGCGATCGGTCTGATCACTGAAGCTATCATTTTTGCTATCTCTGCTTTCGAGCCGGTAGACGACGACCTGGATTGGTCTTTGGTTTATCCGGAACTGGCGGGAGGACAAGGCAAGAAGAAAGAGGAAAAACTGGATTCTCAAGGTATGCTTTCGCAAAAATTAGATGAAATGCTCAAAGATGCTCGTATCGATTCAGAATTGATGAGTAGTCTTGGAGATAGTATCCGTTCGTTCGAAGGAGCTGCTAAGAATATGGCCCCAACCGCAGATGCAATGAATTCGACGAAGAAATACAGCGAAGAAATGGCTCTTGCTGCTGCGCAGATGGAGTCCCTGAATAGCTTGTACAAAGTACAGGTAGAGTCTACCAGTCGTCAGGCAGAGGTCAACGAGCGTGTTGTCGAGAATGCCGAGCAACTGAAGCAACAAATGGAGAACCTGACAACAAACCTTTCTTCCTTGAATGGAGTTTATGGAGGTATGTTGACTGCGATGAATCGCAACTAA
- a CDS encoding formimidoylglutamase — protein MIEFLTPVPKSVLAHREILPKGVLGKKINVHAEAGVLPELSGVGLAIIGIRENRNHVDHLGEEVDLTPVRKALYSLYPGNWDRSIVDLGDILAGEQVSDTYFAVRTVLNALLKSKVIPIILGGSQDLTYAQYRAYDKVSHMVNLVNVDRCFDLGDAEQPISNRSYVGKVIVEEPYNLFNYSALGYQSFHNPPAEIALMEKLFFDAYRLGELTADVTVIEPILRDADLVSMDVEAIKAGELEGMHDSPNGFDSREICVISRYAGISNRVSSFGLYEIGKIGRSQAGAHLLAQVLWYFMEGVNFRVADEDFGDEKAYTTFRVPVHDEILVFKKSNKTGRWWIELPFISSVNNKLKRRTLLPCTYAEYVSATNQEIPERWYKARRKNEV, from the coding sequence ATGATCGAATTTCTGACTCCCGTCCCCAAATCGGTGCTAGCCCACCGGGAGATTTTACCCAAGGGCGTATTGGGTAAAAAGATAAACGTCCACGCCGAAGCCGGTGTCCTGCCTGAACTCTCTGGAGTGGGACTGGCCATTATTGGAATACGCGAAAACAGGAATCACGTTGACCACCTGGGAGAAGAGGTGGATCTGACCCCTGTCCGAAAGGCCTTATATTCCCTGTATCCCGGAAACTGGGATCGATCCATAGTGGATCTGGGTGATATCTTGGCCGGAGAGCAGGTAAGCGATACCTATTTCGCGGTCAGAACCGTTCTCAATGCCCTGTTGAAGTCTAAAGTGATACCGATCATCCTAGGAGGTAGCCAGGATCTAACTTATGCGCAATACCGGGCCTACGACAAAGTGAGCCATATGGTCAATTTGGTCAATGTAGATCGCTGTTTTGATCTAGGCGATGCAGAACAACCCATTTCCAATCGGTCCTATGTGGGGAAGGTCATAGTAGAAGAGCCCTACAACCTGTTTAACTACAGTGCCCTGGGCTATCAGTCCTTTCACAATCCTCCGGCAGAGATCGCCCTAATGGAAAAACTCTTCTTTGATGCCTATCGTTTGGGAGAGTTAACGGCCGATGTCACCGTCATCGAACCGATACTGCGGGATGCAGATCTGGTCAGTATGGACGTGGAGGCTATAAAGGCTGGTGAACTCGAAGGCATGCACGATAGTCCAAACGGCTTCGATTCCCGCGAAATATGTGTGATTTCCCGCTATGCGGGTATCAGTAATCGGGTCAGTTCTTTTGGATTATACGAGATCGGGAAGATTGGAAGATCCCAGGCTGGGGCCCATTTGCTGGCTCAAGTACTCTGGTATTTCATGGAAGGGGTCAACTTCAGGGTTGCCGATGAGGACTTTGGAGACGAAAAGGCCTACACTACTTTTCGAGTCCCCGTTCACGATGAGATCCTGGTCTTTAAGAAGAGTAATAAAACCGGGCGTTGGTGGATCGAATTACCATTTATTAGCTCTGTTAATAATAAATTAAAAAGACGCACGTTATTACCTTGCACCTATGCGGAATATGTGAGTGCCACCAATCAGGAAATTCCCGAAAGATGGTATAAAGCAAGGAGAAAAAACGAGGTGTAA
- the gldN gene encoding gliding motility protein GldN, whose product MYFKNVVICGLAMLMSVCAFAQLNILNAKTPEEIGVKTEDRIEYDNDRPLPYGYVDDRDVLWSRTTWEIIDLDQRVNFPLYYPIDTNNIGADRRSLYDVIVKNVKNGRIESVYSDSYFTEKRTLKDIEASLVYSDTTDLGIEQFNAEGKVDKQYIRRFTLDAGDIEEWRVRGFWYVDKRQGELKYRLLGICPVANEARSKAFPDAGDAKVELFWVWFPGARDVLHESKAFNNKNTSQPISYDHLLNSRRFAGMIYKEDNVQGDRSVQDYINDNALMQLMESDRIRDKIRNIEMDLWNY is encoded by the coding sequence ATGTATTTTAAAAATGTTGTGATATGTGGCTTGGCTATGTTGATGAGTGTCTGCGCCTTTGCTCAGCTGAACATCCTCAATGCTAAGACACCGGAGGAGATCGGTGTAAAGACCGAAGATCGGATCGAATACGATAACGATCGGCCCTTACCCTACGGTTATGTAGACGACCGTGATGTGTTATGGTCCCGGACCACCTGGGAGATCATCGACCTAGATCAGCGGGTTAATTTTCCGTTGTATTATCCTATCGACACCAACAACATTGGAGCCGACAGGCGATCGCTCTATGACGTCATTGTAAAGAACGTCAAGAACGGTCGTATAGAAAGCGTCTATTCGGATTCTTACTTTACGGAAAAGCGAACCCTCAAGGATATTGAAGCTTCATTGGTGTACAGTGATACTACAGACTTGGGTATTGAGCAATTCAATGCCGAAGGAAAAGTAGATAAGCAGTATATCCGTCGATTTACCCTGGATGCAGGGGACATCGAAGAGTGGAGAGTTCGTGGCTTCTGGTATGTGGACAAGCGCCAAGGAGAGCTGAAATATCGTTTACTGGGTATTTGCCCTGTAGCCAACGAAGCTCGATCCAAGGCCTTCCCTGATGCAGGAGACGCGAAGGTTGAATTATTTTGGGTTTGGTTCCCCGGAGCACGAGATGTGTTGCATGAGTCCAAAGCCTTTAACAACAAGAATACATCACAGCCCATATCGTACGACCATTTATTGAATTCCAGACGATTTGCCGGTATGATCTATAAAGAAGATAATGTACAGGGAGATCGCAGTGTTCAGGATTACATCAATGATAATGCACTAATGCAATTGATGGAGTCTGATCGTATCCGGGATAAGATCCGGAACATCGAGATGGACCTCTGGAATTACTAG
- a CDS encoding DUF983 domain-containing protein has protein sequence MKGTKLYSIFKGRCPVCHEGEMYQKSNPYILNRTLDMHERCSHCNTKYKIEPSFFYGAMYVSYGVGVAFAVAAFVIAFFMLGLSRLNTFFFITGTLVVLLPLILRLSRNIWINFFFKYDPEKAKTPVS, from the coding sequence ATGAAAGGGACCAAACTGTACAGTATTTTCAAGGGGCGATGCCCTGTTTGTCACGAGGGTGAAATGTATCAGAAATCCAATCCCTATATACTGAACAGAACCCTGGACATGCATGAGCGATGCAGTCACTGCAATACAAAATACAAGATCGAACCTTCATTTTTCTATGGTGCGATGTACGTCAGCTACGGTGTTGGGGTCGCTTTCGCTGTAGCGGCTTTTGTAATTGCCTTTTTTATGCTGGGTCTTTCCAGACTAAATACATTTTTCTTTATCACAGGGACACTCGTGGTTTTGTTACCCCTGATCCTAAGACTATCCCGTAACATCTGGATCAATTTCTTCTTTAAATACGATCCTGAAAAGGCCAAAACGCCGGTTTCGTAA
- the gldK gene encoding gliding motility lipoprotein GldK, translating into MKKLLAFIAVVALLFSCNSGDRGELVGTKGKKWHPEKPYGMTLIPGGSFIMGKADDDFVAVNDAPTKTVTVRSFYMDETEITNAEYRQFVEWVRDSTVRLRLAILADEVGATPGDEGGIGDFAFVDQEDEDMTAYEQYMYDNYYGLGDDFYEGRKINRDIDLIWDTSEYPDEYYTEVMDSMYIPYEEAYNGQRTLDVNKLKFQYTYMDIQAAARATGKSRKDFIIKEELEIYPDTTVWIKDFNYSYNEPMHNDYFWHEAYGDYPVVGVNWKQAKAFCAWRTLYKNAYQKERKRQHVNQFRLPGEAEWEYAARGGLESATFPWGGPYAKNDRGCFMANFKPLRGDYAADQALYTVEADAYEPNDYNLYNMAGNVSEWVASSYDANAYEYTSTMNPNVNDKDNMRKVVRGGSWKDVAYFLQVSTRDFEYADSARSYIGFRTVQDYMGTDVVLNDKLGDAR; encoded by the coding sequence ATGAAGAAGTTACTTGCATTTATTGCAGTAGTAGCCCTCTTGTTCAGTTGTAATTCCGGCGATCGCGGCGAATTAGTCGGGACAAAAGGGAAGAAATGGCACCCTGAAAAGCCATACGGTATGACCCTTATCCCAGGTGGATCTTTCATCATGGGTAAAGCCGACGACGACTTTGTAGCTGTAAATGACGCCCCCACAAAAACGGTTACTGTTCGCTCCTTCTACATGGACGAAACAGAGATTACGAATGCCGAGTATCGGCAGTTCGTTGAATGGGTTCGTGATTCTACAGTAAGACTACGATTAGCAATTCTGGCCGACGAGGTCGGGGCAACCCCTGGTGACGAAGGCGGTATTGGCGATTTTGCATTTGTCGATCAGGAGGATGAGGACATGACGGCGTACGAACAATACATGTACGACAACTACTACGGCCTCGGAGACGATTTTTACGAAGGACGTAAGATCAACAGGGACATTGACCTGATCTGGGATACATCCGAGTATCCTGATGAATACTATACCGAAGTGATGGATAGTATGTACATTCCTTATGAGGAAGCTTACAACGGTCAGCGGACTTTAGATGTTAATAAACTGAAATTCCAATATACCTATATGGATATTCAGGCAGCTGCTCGGGCAACCGGGAAAAGCCGCAAGGATTTCATTATCAAAGAAGAATTGGAAATTTATCCGGACACTACTGTTTGGATCAAAGATTTCAACTACTCCTACAACGAGCCCATGCACAATGACTATTTCTGGCACGAGGCCTACGGGGATTACCCGGTGGTTGGTGTGAACTGGAAGCAAGCGAAGGCTTTCTGTGCGTGGAGAACACTCTATAAGAATGCCTATCAGAAGGAACGCAAGCGTCAGCACGTGAATCAGTTCCGTTTACCTGGTGAGGCGGAATGGGAGTACGCAGCTCGTGGCGGTCTGGAATCGGCTACCTTCCCATGGGGAGGACCTTATGCCAAGAACGACCGAGGATGCTTTATGGCGAACTTCAAGCCTCTGCGCGGTGATTATGCTGCGGATCAGGCTCTTTATACAGTCGAGGCCGATGCCTACGAGCCTAACGACTACAATTTGTACAATATGGCTGGAAATGTCAGTGAGTGGGTAGCCTCTTCCTATGATGCTAACGCCTATGAGTACACCTCTACAATGAATCCTAATGTCAACGACAAGGATAACATGCGGAAGGTGGTACGAGGTGGATCATGGAAGGATGTGGCCTACTTCCTACAGGTGAGCACGCGTGATTTTGAGTACGCCGACTCCGCAAGAAGCTATATCGGATTCCGCACAGTACAAGATTACATGGGTACTGATGTGGTGTTGAACGACAAATTAGGGGACGCACGTTAA
- a CDS encoding NAD(P)/FAD-dependent oxidoreductase — MDNRDFIIVGAGIAGTSLAEQLRRRGKSFVIIDSGQATATAVAGGVVNPVVVKRLNPVWRAAEFLKYARSFYWEMSQSLAINFLQELQLHRPFEHVGEQNNWMAVSDRPDLVEFLDTQIQTNRNSGLKADHGMGVVKGTFRLDTTTLLNGYKAWLVSQDLLIQERFEHELLRFERSKWVYKQFEAGRIIFAEGYQVLNNPYWQLDALIPKKGEYLIVHSPQLKLQNMLKGRFFIIPLGDDHYQVGATFAHGDSTLDATDQGTEQMLDYLNQALKVDFEIVDQLVGMRPTVSDRRPLIGKHPQYENMAFLNGMGTRGLLMAPLASKWLLDHLEYGKDLPEEVTLERFQN, encoded by the coding sequence ATGGATAACAGGGACTTCATAATCGTAGGAGCCGGAATAGCCGGTACAAGCCTTGCAGAGCAGCTAAGAAGACGGGGTAAAAGCTTCGTTATAATTGATTCTGGTCAAGCTACTGCGACCGCGGTAGCCGGAGGTGTGGTTAACCCGGTCGTGGTCAAGCGCCTGAATCCGGTTTGGCGGGCAGCGGAATTCCTGAAATATGCTCGGAGCTTTTACTGGGAAATGTCTCAGTCCTTAGCGATCAATTTCCTTCAGGAGCTACAACTTCATCGTCCATTTGAGCACGTTGGAGAGCAGAATAACTGGATGGCCGTTTCGGATCGACCAGATCTGGTTGAATTCCTGGACACTCAAATCCAAACCAATCGGAACTCCGGCTTGAAGGCGGATCATGGTATGGGTGTGGTTAAGGGGACCTTTAGGTTAGATACTACAACCTTATTGAATGGCTACAAGGCCTGGCTAGTAAGTCAGGACTTATTGATCCAAGAGCGTTTTGAACATGAATTACTGCGATTCGAGAGATCGAAGTGGGTTTATAAGCAATTCGAAGCCGGACGAATCATCTTTGCAGAAGGCTATCAAGTACTGAACAATCCGTATTGGCAGCTTGACGCCCTTATTCCAAAGAAAGGAGAATATCTTATTGTTCATTCCCCGCAGCTCAAACTACAGAACATGCTTAAGGGACGTTTTTTTATCATACCCTTGGGAGACGATCACTATCAGGTTGGGGCCACCTTTGCTCATGGAGACTCGACCTTGGATGCGACTGACCAAGGTACTGAGCAAATGCTCGATTATCTCAACCAAGCCCTGAAGGTGGATTTTGAGATAGTGGATCAATTGGTCGGGATGCGACCAACAGTCAGTGATAGAAGACCGCTGATCGGCAAACACCCGCAATATGAAAATATGGCCTTTCTCAATGGCATGGGCACACGGGGTTTGCTTATGGCGCCACTGGCATCCAAATGGCTATTGGATCATTTGGAATACGGGAAAGATCTGCCTGAAGAGGTGACATTAGAACGATTCCAGAATTAA